In the Arachis ipaensis cultivar K30076 chromosome B10, Araip1.1, whole genome shotgun sequence genome, one interval contains:
- the LOC107624057 gene encoding protein NPG1 produces the protein MESGESGGSSVREVRANGNSIKTSEVEAKLDEGNIQEAESALREGLSLNFEEARALLGKLEYQRGNVEGALRVFDGIDLQAAIQRLQSSLSDKPAKKGGGSTSTSSQHAASLVLEAIFLKSKSLQKLGKFTDAASECKRVLDAVEKIFSQGIPDAQVDNKLQEIVSHAVELLPELWKEAGCYPEAISAYRNSLLSQWNLDNDCCARIQKAFAMFLLYSGVEANPPSLAVQTEGSYVPKNNLEEAILLLMILVRKFCLGKTKWDPSVMEHLTFALSACGQTSVLAKQLEELIPGVYHRIDRWNSLALSLSAAGQSKTALDLLRKSLHRHERPNDMIALLLAARICSEDPHLAAEGAGYAQRAVNNARGLDEHLRGVSLRMLGLCLGKQAKAASSDYERSHLQAKALQSLDEAARLEQKNSDLIFELAVLYAEHRNLPAALRYAKQFFDETGGSVLKGWRLLALVLSAQKRFSEAEVVTDAALDETAKWEQGPLLRLKAKLKISQSRPMDAIETYRYLLALVQAQRKSFGPLRISSQVDDKVDEYDVWHGLANLYASLSHWKDAEICLQKARELKEHSAATAHTEGVMLDGRGQDQEALATATNATVLESSHVPSKILMGALMMKMGPKALPAARSLLTDALRVEPTNRMAWYHLGLTHKSDGRMADAADCFQAAFMLEETDPIESFSTLL, from the exons ATGGAGTCTGGTGAGAGTGGGGGTTCGTCGGTTCGAGAGGTGCGTGCAAATGGAAACAGCATTAAAACATCAGAAGTTGAGGCTAAGCTTGATGAAGGGAATATTCAAGAAGCAGAATCAGCATTGCGAGAAGGCTTGTCTCTCAATTTTGAG GAAGCAAGAGCTCTTCTTGGAAAGCTAGAGTATCAACGAGGTAATGTCGAAGGGGCTCTTCGTGTGTTTGATGGGATAGATCTTCAAGCAGCCATACAGCGATTGCAATCTTCCCTTTCTGATAAACCAGCCAAGAAAGGAGGTGGCTCAACTTCCACGAGCTCTCAGCATGCTGCTAGTTTGGTGCTCGAAGCCATCTTCTTAAAATCCAAGTCTCTACAAAAGCTGGGAAAGTTCACTG ATGCTGCTAGTGAGTGCAAGCGTGTACTTGATGCTGTTGAAAAGATATTTTCTCAAGGTATACCTGATGCTCAAGTGGACAATAAATTGCAAGAGATAGTTAGCCATGCCGTAGAGCTCCTTCCAGAGCTTTGGAAAGAGGCCGGTTGCTATCCCGAGGCAATATCTGCATATAGGAATTCCCTTCTTAGTCAATGGAACCTTGATAATGATTGCTGTGCAAGAATTCAGAAAGCATTTGCTATGTTTTTGCTGTACAGCGGGGTGGAGGCAAATCCACCCAGTTTGGCAGTTCAGACTGAAGGGTCATATGTACCTAAAAATAATCTGGAAGAGGCGATTCTGCTTCTAATGATTCTTGTGAGAAAGTTTTGTCTTGGAAAGACAAAATGGGACCCCTCGGTAATGGAACACCTGACATTTGCACTTTCAGCATGTGGCCAAACCTCTGTTTTAGCAAAACAACTTGAAGAGTTGATTCCTGGTGTATATCATCGTATTGACCGTTGGAATTCATTAGCACTGTCTCTCAGTGCAGCTGGACAAAGCAAAACTGCATTGGATCTGCTAAGAAAGTCTCTGCACCGACATGAACGACCGAATGACATGATAGCATTATTATTGGCTGCTAGAATTTGCAGTGAGGATCCTCATCTTGCTGCAGAGGGTGCAGGCTATGCCCAGAGGGCAGTCAATAATGCTCGGGGTCTAGACGAGCATTTAAGAGGTGTAAGCCTTCGGATGTTGGGACTTTGCCTGGGAAAGCAAGCTAAGGCTGCTTCCTCTGACTACGAGAGGTCTCATCTTCAGGCCAAAGCTCTCCAATCATTGGACGAGGCAGCTAGATTGGAGCAAAAGAATTCTGATCTAATTTTTGAGTTAGCTGTTCTATATGCAGAGCACCGAAATCTGCCTGCAGCTTTACGCTATGCGAAGCAGTTCTTTGATGAAACTGGTGGATCTGTATTGAAAGGATGGAGATTGCTGGCTCTAGTTTTGTCTGCACAGAAAAGATTTTCAGAGGCTGAAGTGGTGACAGATGCTGCTTTAGATGAGACTGCAAAATGGGAGCAAGGTCCACTTCTCAGGTTGAAAGCGAAGCTGAAGATTTCCCAATCACGACCCATGGATGCTATTGAAACTTACCGATACCTTCTTGCATTGGTTCAAGCCCAGAGGAAATCCTTTGGACCTCTCAGAATTAGTTCACAG GTGGATGACAAGGTAGACGAATATGATGTCTGGCATGGCCTCGCAAATTTATATGCAAGCCTTTCTCACTGGAAGGATGCTGAAATATGTTTGCAAAAGGCCAGAGAATTAAAGGAGCACTCAGCAGCTACAGCTCACACTGAAG GTGTTATGTTAGACGGCCGCGGACAAGATCAAGAAGCTCTGGCCACTGCAACAAATGCTACAGTACTTGAATCAAGCCATGTTCCAAGCAAGATATTGATGGGTGCTTTGATGATGAAAATGGGTCCGAAAGCTTTGCCTGCTGCTAGAAGCCTGCTTACCGATGCACTCAGAGTCGAACCAACAAATCGTATGGCTTGGTATCACTTGGGACTGACACACAAGTCTGATGGCCGAATGGCCGATGCTGCTGATTGCTTCCAGGCAGCATTCATGCTTGAAGAAACAGATCCCATTGAAAGTTTCAGCACTCTGCTGTGA
- the LOC107623748 gene encoding probable polyamine transporter At1g31830 isoform X1, translated as MNESMDRILMKLRIAVDNRQQGSEAIMGVSNGDEYVAVGESPSPERRNHARKVSVLPLVFLIFYEVSGGPFGVEDTVKAAGPLLSLVGFLVFPLIWSVPEALITAEMGTMFPENSGYVVWVSSALGDYWGFQQGWMKWLSGVIDNALYPVLFLDYLKSGIPALGNGVPRVVATWGLTFVLTYLNYRGLTIVGWVAVFLGIFSLLPFVFMGLLAIPDLKPSRWYVANVDDIDWNLYLNTLFWNLNYWDSISTLAGEVENPKKTLPKALFYALILVVLGYFLPLLVGTGAVPLNRELWTDGYFSDIAMIVGGVWLRWWLQAAAAMSNMGMFVAEMSSDSFQLLGMAERAMLPEFFNKRSRYGTPLIGILFSASGVILLSWLSFQEIVAAENFLYCFGMILEFIAFVVLRIKQPNAPRPYKIPGGTAGMIIMCIPPTILICVVLAFSSFKVMVISLVATAIGLVLQPCLKFLEKKRWMKFSVSSELPDLDNEDNIQPLVH; from the exons atgaatgaatcgaTGGATCGAATTTTGATG AAATTGAGAATTGCAGTTGATAATAGGCAACAAGGTTCTGAAGCAATTATGGGGGTCTCCAATGGTGATGAATATGTGGCAGTTGGTGAGTCACCCTCTCCAGAGAGAAGAAACCATGCTAGGAAAGTTTCAGTTCTTCCTTTGGTGTTCCTCATATTTTATGAAGTATCTGGTGGACCCTTTGGGGTTGAGGACACTGTGAAGGCAGCAGGTCCTCTCTTGTCCCTTGTAGGATTCTTGGTTTTCCCACTCATATGGAGTGTTCCTGAGGCCCTCATCACTGCTGAGATGGGTACCATGTTCCCTGAGAACAGTGGCTATGTGGTTTGGGTCTCTTCTGCTTTAGGGGACTATTGGGGGTTTCAGCAAGGTTGGATGAAATGGCTTAGTGGTGTGATTGATAATGCTTTGTATCCAGTGCTGTTTCTTGATTATCTTAAATCAGGAATCCCTGCATTAGGTAATGGAGTTCCAAGGGTTGTTGCTACATGGGGTTTGACTTTTGTTCTCACTTACTTGAACTATAGGGGTTTAACCATTGTTGGTTGGGTTGCCGTGTTCTTGGGGATTTTCTCACTCCTTCCATTCGTTTTTATGGGATTACTGGCCATTCCTGACTTGAAACCCTCGAGATGGTATGTGGCAAATGTGGATGATATTGATTGGAATTTGTATCTGAATACTCTATTTTGGAACCTTAATTATTGGGACTCCATAAGTACTCTTGCCGGAGAAGTGGAAAATCCAAAGAAAACTCTTCCCAAGGCTCTCTTTTATGCTTTGATCTTGGTGGTTCTGGGGtattttctccctcttctagtcGGCACTGGTGCTGTCCCCCTCAATCGGGAGTTGTGGACAGATGGATACTTCTCAGATATTGCGATGATTGTTGGAGGAGTTTGGTTGAGATGGTGGCTTCAGGCTGCTGCCGCCATGTCAAATATGGGAATGTTTGTTGCCGAAATGAGCAGCGACTCTTTCCAACTTCTAGGGATGGCTGAGAGGGCAATGTTGCCCGAGTTCTTCAACAAGAGATCACGCTATGGAACACCTCTTATTGGAATCCTCTTTTCAGCCTCTGGAGTAATCCTGCTGTCATGGTTGAGCTTTCAGGAGATTGTGGCTGCCGAGAATTTCTTGTACTGCTTCGGAATGATCCTGGAGTTTATTGCGTTTGTAGTGTTGAGGATCAAGCAGCCAAATGCACCTAGGCCTTACAAGATTCCGGGGGGAACAGCTGGAATGATTATCATGTGCATTCCTCCCACAATATTGATCTGTGTGGTGCTGGCATTCTCCTCCTTCAAAGTAATGGTTATAAGCCTCGTTGCCACGGCAATTGGCCTTGTGTTGCAGCCCTGCCTCAAATTTCTGGAGAAAAAGAGATGGATGAAATTCTCAGTGAGTTCTGAGCTTCCCGATCTTGACAACGAGGACAACATTCAGCCTTTGGTTCATTGA
- the LOC107623748 gene encoding probable polyamine transporter At1g31830 isoform X2 — translation MGVSNGDEYVAVGESPSPERRNHARKVSVLPLVFLIFYEVSGGPFGVEDTVKAAGPLLSLVGFLVFPLIWSVPEALITAEMGTMFPENSGYVVWVSSALGDYWGFQQGWMKWLSGVIDNALYPVLFLDYLKSGIPALGNGVPRVVATWGLTFVLTYLNYRGLTIVGWVAVFLGIFSLLPFVFMGLLAIPDLKPSRWYVANVDDIDWNLYLNTLFWNLNYWDSISTLAGEVENPKKTLPKALFYALILVVLGYFLPLLVGTGAVPLNRELWTDGYFSDIAMIVGGVWLRWWLQAAAAMSNMGMFVAEMSSDSFQLLGMAERAMLPEFFNKRSRYGTPLIGILFSASGVILLSWLSFQEIVAAENFLYCFGMILEFIAFVVLRIKQPNAPRPYKIPGGTAGMIIMCIPPTILICVVLAFSSFKVMVISLVATAIGLVLQPCLKFLEKKRWMKFSVSSELPDLDNEDNIQPLVH, via the coding sequence ATGGGGGTCTCCAATGGTGATGAATATGTGGCAGTTGGTGAGTCACCCTCTCCAGAGAGAAGAAACCATGCTAGGAAAGTTTCAGTTCTTCCTTTGGTGTTCCTCATATTTTATGAAGTATCTGGTGGACCCTTTGGGGTTGAGGACACTGTGAAGGCAGCAGGTCCTCTCTTGTCCCTTGTAGGATTCTTGGTTTTCCCACTCATATGGAGTGTTCCTGAGGCCCTCATCACTGCTGAGATGGGTACCATGTTCCCTGAGAACAGTGGCTATGTGGTTTGGGTCTCTTCTGCTTTAGGGGACTATTGGGGGTTTCAGCAAGGTTGGATGAAATGGCTTAGTGGTGTGATTGATAATGCTTTGTATCCAGTGCTGTTTCTTGATTATCTTAAATCAGGAATCCCTGCATTAGGTAATGGAGTTCCAAGGGTTGTTGCTACATGGGGTTTGACTTTTGTTCTCACTTACTTGAACTATAGGGGTTTAACCATTGTTGGTTGGGTTGCCGTGTTCTTGGGGATTTTCTCACTCCTTCCATTCGTTTTTATGGGATTACTGGCCATTCCTGACTTGAAACCCTCGAGATGGTATGTGGCAAATGTGGATGATATTGATTGGAATTTGTATCTGAATACTCTATTTTGGAACCTTAATTATTGGGACTCCATAAGTACTCTTGCCGGAGAAGTGGAAAATCCAAAGAAAACTCTTCCCAAGGCTCTCTTTTATGCTTTGATCTTGGTGGTTCTGGGGtattttctccctcttctagtcGGCACTGGTGCTGTCCCCCTCAATCGGGAGTTGTGGACAGATGGATACTTCTCAGATATTGCGATGATTGTTGGAGGAGTTTGGTTGAGATGGTGGCTTCAGGCTGCTGCCGCCATGTCAAATATGGGAATGTTTGTTGCCGAAATGAGCAGCGACTCTTTCCAACTTCTAGGGATGGCTGAGAGGGCAATGTTGCCCGAGTTCTTCAACAAGAGATCACGCTATGGAACACCTCTTATTGGAATCCTCTTTTCAGCCTCTGGAGTAATCCTGCTGTCATGGTTGAGCTTTCAGGAGATTGTGGCTGCCGAGAATTTCTTGTACTGCTTCGGAATGATCCTGGAGTTTATTGCGTTTGTAGTGTTGAGGATCAAGCAGCCAAATGCACCTAGGCCTTACAAGATTCCGGGGGGAACAGCTGGAATGATTATCATGTGCATTCCTCCCACAATATTGATCTGTGTGGTGCTGGCATTCTCCTCCTTCAAAGTAATGGTTATAAGCCTCGTTGCCACGGCAATTGGCCTTGTGTTGCAGCCCTGCCTCAAATTTCTGGAGAAAAAGAGATGGATGAAATTCTCAGTGAGTTCTGAGCTTCCCGATCTTGACAACGAGGACAACATTCAGCCTTTGGTTCATTGA
- the LOC107619859 gene encoding uncharacterized protein LOC107619859: MADGDDGGGGGFLFNSNVSSVLAGMGSALIVLLLYRCMSMFLCIRHPLTTEQEQARSPPAGTQSSTLMNSVAHMIPSHKYDKKDDDCTTCAVCLGEFEEGFLLCSEFAFVLYVLGNGDCAAELGIFS, encoded by the exons ATGGCGGATGGTGATGATGGTGGGGGTGGTGGTTTTTTATTCAATAGCAATGTTAGTTCCGTGCTAGCTGGCATGGGTTCAGCTTTGATTGTGCTGCTACTATACCGATGCATGTCCATGTTCTTGTGCATCCGCCATCCTCTCACAACTGAACAAGAGCAGGCTCGGTCCCCGCCGGCCGGCACCCAATCTAGTACTTTGATGAATTCGGTGGCGCATATGATCCCATCCCACAAGTACGACAAGAAAGATGATGATTGCACAACATGTGCAGTGTGCTTGGGAGAGTTCGAGGAGG GCTTTCTGCTTTGCTCTGAGTTTGCTTTTGTTTTGTATGTTCTTGGGAATGGTGACTGTGCAGCTGAACTTGGCATCTTCTCCTAA